tccatacaacacccagtgctcatcccaaaaggtgccctcctcaatacccatcacccaccttcccctccctcccaccccccatcaaccctcagtttgttctcagtttttaagagtctcttatgctttggctctctcccactctaacctctttttttttttcccttcccctcccccatgggtttctgttaagtttctcaggatccacctaagagtgaaaacatatggtatctgtctttctgtgtatgacttatttcacttagcatcacactctccagttccatccacgttgctacaaagggccagatttcattctttctcattgccacgtagtactccattgtgtacatatggctccttctgcctgggatgccacctgcctcctccctcgGTTTTTTCTTTGGCTGACCTAAATGGTGCTTTTGGCTTTGCTTCAGATGCTATctccctggggggagggggggggaacgTCTTCCTTGGCTCTCCCAGGCTGGGTAGATACTATCCCAGCATTCCCCTAGCACCTCATACCTCCCTTATCAGAGCACAGAAGCCGCTGTGTTCAACACTCCACTCAGCGGGGCTCTTCACTAGATTGTGAGCTCCTTGCTGGCCAAGACTGTGCTTTGTTCATCACCAAAGTCATAGCGCAGTATCTGGAGCCagtgggtactcaataaatatttaccaagtgaatgaataaaagtacTTTATTCAGGAGGCAATGGCAGTCATCCAAGGTCTTGACGCAAGGGAGTGACCTTATCAGACCCGTGCTTACAAGGACAAGCTGAGGCCAGGTCTTGCACGCAAAGGACCACCCTCATCAACATGAGGATGAAGAAGTTCATTCACATTGTGGTCTTGGACTTCTTGAGCTGGGAAACTTGGCTCTTCTGTCTTCCTGACTACATCTGGACACTGGATACGCCAGAAACCCTCACGGTCATGGCTAGTGTTCTCCTATGGAGGTGGAACGTGGAAAAAAGCTCGCGACTGGGGTCGAGGGTCTCGAAATCCCACTAGAATTAGGCGCCGCCTGCCAATAAGGCTGTGAGAAGCCACCGCAATATGGGGAGCCACGACCCTGTCCATGCGGGGAACCTGGAGCCAGCCTCCGGAGAGCCCACTCAGGCCGCCCTCTTTATCTCCATGGAGCGCACAGTCCGCGCACCTCTccttaaatatgcaaatattgcTTCCTGAGGAGTAGGGCTGGAAGGCCTTCCGCATTAAAGGCAGCGCTTACTGCTCCCAGCTGGAGGTCAAGTGATGCGGTCAGAAGAGTCTCCAGTTGAGACGCTGCGCGTCTCGGTTTCCTCGTCTGCGCAAAGGGCACTCCCCAGACGACGCGGCCTTGAAGGACCAAGGGGCGCCGGGAAAGGTGAGAAAGTCAAGATGCGTACAGGTAGCTCTACACGCAAGGAGAGGAGCCAGTGGGCCGAGGGAGAGGCAGCGCAACAGAGCGGCGAGTCCGCGAAAGGGGCCGGGATTCCCGTGGCGGGCAGCGCGAGAGGGGGGCGGACTCGGCTCCCGGGCGCGGCGAGGCAGCGAGGGGCGGGTCCGGGCGCCGCGCCTCCCGCGCTCCGGCCGCGGATCTGGGCgctgggggcgggcgggggaggaGCCACGTGGGGAGGAGCAAAACCTGGAGGCCCCGGGAACCTTGGGCAGAGCCAGAGCGGCGGGAGCCCGATCCCGGGCGCACTGCCCAGGGAGAGCGCGCCGTCCGGGCCGAGCACGGCCTCGGCCATTCCAGCCTGCGTCGGCGCTTGCGTTCGGTGCGCAACCCGGGAGGAGGGCCAGTGCGGACCGGGCGAGGGTCCCAGGCTCCTAAACTGTCCCAGAGCTGCCGGACTGCCCGCCGTCGCTGCCGCCCCATTGGGGCCCAGCCCGACCCGCCACCTGCGTCCCGGCTGCACCATGGATCCTTCGGAGAAGAAGATATCGGTGTGGATCTGCCAGGAAGAGAAGCTGGTGTCTGGTCTCTCCCGCCGCACCACCTGCTCGGACGTGGTTCGGGTGCTGTTGGAGGACGGCTGCCGGCGGCGACGGAGGCAGCGGCGGGGCCGGCGGCGGGGAACGGCCGGCGACTCTCCAGGCCGGGAGGAGCTTCGGGAACTCCTGGACGAAGACgaggaggacgacgacgaggCGCTGCCGCAGGGCATGCTGTGCGGGCCCCCGCAGTGCTATTGCATCGTGGAAAAGTGGCGGGGCTTTGAACGCATCCTGCCTAACAAGACGCGCATCTTGCGCCTCTGGGCCGCCTGGGGCGACGAGCAGGAGAATGTGCGCTTCGTGCTGGTGCGCAGCGAGGCGTCACTACCCAACGCGGGCCCCCGCAGCGCCGAGGCGCGCGTTGTGCTCAGTCGCGAGCGCCCCTGCTCCGTTCGGGGCATCCCCGCGCGGCCCAGCCTGGCCATGACCCAGGAGAAGCAGCGGCGGGTCGTGCGCAAGGCCTTCCGCAAGCTGGCCAAGCTCAACCGGCGGCGCCAGCAGCAGCCGTCGTCGCCCTGTTCGTCTACGTCGTCTTCCACCGCCTCGTCCTGCTCGTCGCCGCCGCGGGCCACCGAGAGCGCATCCGTGGAGCGCATGGAGACGCTGGTGCATCTGGTGCTCTCCCAGGACCACACCATTCGTCAGCAGGTGCAGCGGCTCCGGGAGCTGGATCGCGAGATCGATCGCTACGAGGCCAAGGTGCACCTGGACCGCATGAGGCGGCACGGAGTCAACTACGTGCAGGACACCTACTTGGTGGGCGCAGGCATCGAGGTCGACGGGCCCAGCCCGGTAGAGGAgcccgaggcggcggcggcggcggcgcccctGGACGGCGAGGCGCAGGCGGCCGCGCTGGAGGAGCTGGCCCGGCGGTGCGACGACCTGCTGCGGCTGCAGGAGCAGCGGGCCCAGCAGGAGGAGTTGCTGGAGCGCCTCTCAGCCGAGATTCAGGAGGAGCTGAACCAGAGGTGGATGCGGAGGCGCCAGGAGGAGCTCATCGCGCGGGAGGAGCCCCTGGAGCCTGATGGTGGCCTCGACGGCGAGCTGCTGctggagcaggagagggtcaggaCGCAGCTCAGCACCAGCCTCTACATCGGGCTCCGGCTCAACACGGACCTGGAGGCCGTTAAGTCGGACTTGGATTACAGCCAGCAGCAGTGGGACAGCAAGGAGCGCGAGCTGCAGGGCCTCCTCCAGACTTTGCACACGTTGGAGTTGACGGTGGTCCCCGATGGGACTGTCGGCTCTGGCGGACCCTCCCGGGAACCGCGGCCTCAGGGCTGCGCGGAGATGTGGGTGGACCAGGCCCGCGGACTGGCCAAGAGCTGTCCTGGCAACGACGAGGACTCGGATACCGGGCTGAGCTCCATGCACAGCCAGGACTCGGACTCGGTGCCCGTGTGCGAATCTCTTGTGTAAGAGGTGTAGACCACGCTTCTCCCTTCCTCGAAGAAAGCAGTGGCCTTGGCCGGCTCAGGGACTGGAAACCAGgcagggggtgggcgggggagcTCCTGCCAGGTAGCATTGCTCTtcgcggggtggggggagggctggcgACACCCGCCAGGCCAGGGAGTGTGGAGGGGGTGCGGGACGGGGGAGGCCCGGAGCAGGCAGATCTCCATTCCAAGCTCTtttaggggaaggaaggagggaggaggtgagaacGTCCCGTATTGGAAAACAGTTGCCCCAGGGAAACTGACGTGGTCCGAAcccattttcagaaaaagaaaaagtattatgGAGATTTCAGCAATCTTCTGTATGGGAAGGACTGATGGCAGCTAGAACTTTAGTTTGTGGCATaaagtgcttttaaaagaaaCTCTTGGATGAGAAGGAAATTCCTTGAATGTTAATTGTGACTGTGAACGTGTTAAAACTAGCCAAAGAGCACTGGTGTTCGTCTCAGCCTTGCTTACATCTCTGATAAAACCCACAGGCACCCAAATCCTGGCTCTTTACATTTCTGCAGATTGGGGGATTTACCCATCTGCTACActgttcatcttttcttttcttttttctttttttaatgtttatttatttttaagagagacagagacagagcatgaggggcgaggggcagaaagagggggagacacagaatccgaagcaggctccaggctctgagctgtcagcacagagcccgacttagggcttgaactcaccaacgggagatcatgacctgagtggaagtcggacacttaaccgattgagccacccaggtgccccatcttttcttttcattcaaagGCTGAGCTGTATGGAAGCCTAGCCTCGTATTTCCTCCTAGCAAATACAGTATATGGTAAAATAGAATCCTTTCCCTACAATGACCTTTTATTATTACAAAAGCCAAACATAACCCTTTTGAGATGATAGAGAATCCTGGGACACCTAATCCCTGGTTACAGCTTAATGTAGGCCCTTCGGGATTTGCTCCCGCAGAGGTACCTGTGCCGTCCTTAATATTCATTCATGTTGCTGCTTCATCCACTCAATCACTGCTCCTCCAAAAAAACTAGGAGGAAAGTTGCAGAAGCCAAGTTCAGTACAACTAAATTTGCTATTTAATGAGCACGCCGGTTGAAACTAAGACTTGAAAGCCAAGATCTTTGTTAGCATTCAGCTTTTGAACTAAGCTGTGTGATTAAAACCAACCATGACCTCAAGGTGTTTTACCCCCACCCAAGCCAACCTTCAGTATCTTTGGTCAGAGATTAATTAGTTACTTGTCCAAGCCTAAACGGAGAGGGCAAGTATCCAGGCTTACTAGATAAGGccccccaaagaaaacaaaagaagtcagtcTAATAGTACACCTTGGGTGAGCAGTTTGATTAACCATGGCACGTAGCCATAGATAAAAGCATACAAAAGTGAGCTCGAAGACAACTCGAATGACTCTGGCTCCTGCCTTTGCAGCCGCCAGGAGATACAAGCACAACACCTCTCTCCTAATAGCCCGGTGACAGAGCCCTGGTGGGGACTCAGGGTAATTGTTGCAGTTATTTCAATGAAAAGTTATCAGTTGTAGCTAGTTGTTGGCCTGTGGAAGGAGCCTGTTGGCAGTGTTCCCTCTGGAGCTCAGTGCTTCTGAGGAATGTGGGATCTAATCTGTCCTGAGGAGGTATTAACaatggcgtgtgtgtgtggtttgcagAAGCCCGGTGTCAGCCCAACCATGCAGGGGCTGGCTCTGGTTTCAACACTGCACGTGAAGATAACGTCAGAGGTCTTGCTTTAGAGAGACGTTTCTTTCCTTGGAGAGGTCGCGTCTGCTGGTCACCAGTGGGGACCTGCTCACCTGACCGCCCTCCAACCATTTCAGCTGTTTCCTTTGGGGAGccggccctcccctgccccttgccATTACAATGCACGTGGATGTCGCAGGTTTTCAAGGAAAAGGGGGATTAAAAGGCCATTTTCTTAATTAATGTTTTCGGAAGACATTAGCTGGCGTAATTACGGTGTTTTAGTTTCGCCTGATGCGGAAAACGTCTACGCATTTGGTCTTGAGCGTGACTGAAATGGGGAAGGGACCGGAAGAGGGCCACTGCCCCCTAGATGATCATTTGATCTCATAAACACAAAGCCTAATGATAGCTTCCCTTTTGAGGCAGAGGCACAATCCTCGTTAGAGGGTGACAGACGCTGCTTGTCTGAATGGCTTCTGCTGGCAATGGGCTGACCtggtggttttaaaattattgtgtttttttcctcccgttttttttttttaatcccccagAGTGGTAGGGGAGGTGGTTCTTAGACGTTTATTAACTCAAAAGAGAATACAGACGTTGGCAGAACAGGACTGCCTGGCAGAAAGGGGCTGTTTTCCttttcactattattattattttaaactttgacTGGCTGCTGACATCAGCAAATATGCCCGAAGCCTGTAAAGCAAATGAGCCACATCACAGGGAGAAGGGCTGTGAGGTTTTCTGGTGCCCTCTTTCCAGAGCCTTCCTGTCCCGTCTACCTGGAGATGCTTCTCCAGTCAACACTTTGGGCAGCGAGGAGGCTCTGTTTATAACAAAAGGCAGCCCAGTctgccccctttctcctttcatcCCAGTCACTTACGTCCCCAAGAGCCACTCCCTGTGTGGGTAGGAGAAGGAACAGGAggtgaaaaagaaaggagacaatAGTTCCTTTTACTAAGAACTTTCCCACGCCTGAGAAAACGTGAAATTTGGATATCAAAAGGACCGAAACAGTGCCTGTGCCTAGAAAGTGCCTAACAAATGCGAGATATTTTGAAAACGtcatttcatttagaaaataatccTCATGGcgtatttaaaaatatgcatcatGAATGCACAGCAGTGGAAGCATCCACTCAGGATGTCAGAGCCCCTGGGAGAAGGAACTCATCTCCTGCTCTCCCCGCGGAACAGGAAACCCCGGGGAAGAAGCAGCAAGCCTGTGCAGGACAGTGTGAAATGGAGGGGGCTCCCACCAACCCACCCCTTCCTTGCTGGGAGCTGATAGAATTTACCGTAACTTTGATCTTAATTATCCCATTCTCCACCCTCTCCCAAACCAAAAAGACTTCCCCTGGCATCTCTGTCTGTTTACATATAAAACACGGTGGTGATGATTTGCTAATTAGACAACTTACATTCCATGGTCCTTATGATGAACCTAACAATAacataagtaaaaagaaagaaaagtcactcAAAATCCTGTCACCGAAAGCTTATCACTACCAAAATTGGGCATGTTTTCCTTCCCAACCTTTTGAATTGTGATTTCATATTTTgctgggggttttttgttttttgtttttgttttttgtttttgtttttgtttttgagagcaccagcggggaaggggcagagagagggggagagaatcctaagcagactcacgactgtgagatcatgacccaagccaaaatcaagagttgcgtgcttaaccactgagccacccaggtgccccatattctgcttcttttaaaaaaaaatatatactttaaatgaggTCGTATGTATGCTTTTATGCTCGGGTTTTGACCTGAGGCTCCATCCATCTGGTGGATACACCATAGTGCATATAACTGTTCTCATGTTAGTAAGTTAttcccagtgttttttttttttatggttataaAATAACACTGTGACATGTTCCTTTGTGCACATTTCTGTTTTCCCCAATAAGATGGAAAGAGACTTCCCAGGCCAAAGAGTGCAAACATTTAAGGACTTGGTACTTAATCATcaactttcttttcaaaagatttGTTCTAATAACAAGCTGCTATGTGTGATGGGGTCTATTTCACCACCCCTTGGCTTTCATTAGATATTACGttttgttaagaaaatatttttttaatgtttatttattttagagagagagagagacagcgcgcgcgcgcgtgctggtgggggaggggcagagagagaggaagacacagaatctgaagcaggctccaggctctgagctgtgtcagcacagagcccaatacggggctccaactcacaaactgggagatcatgacctgagccgaagttggacgcttaactaactgagcccccccaggcgtcccattgttaagaaaatattttaaccaaaattaattaaatagttCTTTGTGGCCCCAGGAATGCAGGGCTGGCAACCACTGGCTTAAAATATTCTTACAACAGAAATGTGGGTCATCCAACGGAAGTGTTCAGAGGATGCGGtgctttcccttcttcctgtttTCCGTGTCTTCCCTGAGCACCTGCTTTGGAATAGCGATCCTGTCTCCTATCAGAGCTGGCCAACAATGAGCGAGATTAGGAGAATTAACAAATAAGAGAAACAGATTTATAAaagacaaacatttattatctttttcacCCTGAGTCTATGAGAAAAGGTTATTCTGAGAAGGTGATgagagaggggcccctgggtggcttagttggttgagcctccaacttcggctcaggtcgtgatcccccagtttgtgagttcaagccccacattgagctctctgctgtcagcacagagcctgcttcagcaactctgtctccctctctctctgccccaaccccgctcgtgctctctcaaaaataaacattaaaaaaattattttttaaaaaggtgatgaTATAAGTCGCGTTTGATTTTCTGCTTCTCCCTACCCACTCCCATCTGAAATtaaatcaacataaaataaatacataagcccACTTGCTTATTAACAGCCTCTAATTAACAGTTTTGATTTTTCTGGGAACTTCTTTCTACATGTAATAAAACACCTGAGCTTATTCTTGGAAAGGGAACATTTGACCATGAAATTTGTAAAACTGTGAATGtggaaatgtttgaaatatattGTTCTAAACAGACGGAAAGGAGGACGATAAGGAACTATTTTTTGCTGAGTACTTTCCAGACATCAGATCCTTGGGCTGAGTATTGTTGCATGCATTTTCTCTGCATTCATCTTGTGAGATAgaactttctaaaaaattttttaatgtttatttatttttgaggaagagagagagagacagagtgtgagcaggggaggggcagagagagagggagacacagaatctgaaacaggctccaggctctgagctgttagcacagagcctgatgcggggctcaaactcgcggacctcgagatcatgacctgggccgaagttagGACGCcttgccgactgagccacccaggcgcccctagaactttcTAACCTCCACtctttacagacaaagaaactgtaGAGCATTGGCATTGGAAGGGCCTCAGAGATGATCAGCTCTTGTCCACGTATTTCCACTGGGGAGGTGGAGTGCCTTTCTCAAAATCGTAGAGCCAGTAAACATCTACTAGGTGGGGatttagaaaaaagacaaaggaggagAAATTCCTGTGTAAATATCTGGGCATCTATCTGTCAGGTGAAGTCCTtgacagtggggaaaaaaattctcacaaaaaATTAATACCCTGTGTATCAGCATGGAGGTTTCGATGaatgccccctcctcccccccaaagTCACAGATGGCTAGTCAGTCACCAATAGGGACTCCTCGGCCATCAGGGCAGACAGCTGTGTGCTATTCACAATAACATCTGGAAGGTGGTACCAACCAAGGCTGTGCCAAAACTGCCCCCAGCATTTTTAAGCAGGCCTTGTTTCTGGTTGAGCCTCTGGGCACATGAGAATCAGCAGAGGGTCAAGGGAGGGAACGTTGGGCCCTCCAAGGACCCCTGTGCCCATGGAGTCGTGCACACTTGGTTTAGGCATCTCTGGCCACGCTCTTTCCATTGAACATGTGTAGCCCAAAAATGGATTGCTTTGAAGGCCCGCTGCTtcagcctctgcccctctcatccattcccttgaatttttttctgtttcagacaCCTCCAGGGTTCGCTAGAGCTTTCAAGGTAAAATCCACATTTCTGAGCAGAATTTATAAGGTTGTTGGTTATCCAGCTCAAGGCCGCCTACTAAggcccaccctcccctgcctaaAATCACAGAATTGAGTGGATCCTGTTTCTCCATTCAGGTCACACTGCCACTGGGTGTGCAAGGGccctcttctttcttgttttacttcatgttttccttcctcccccactcccacccccatttctcttcttcctcccactGTAAGCAATTCCTCTAGTGTATTTGATCTATGACCTTTCAAACCATCTTACATATTCAAGGCTGTCACGTTGCACACCTCCAGGGGGCACCATCGACCTAGGAAACTGTGTGAATGGTTTCCCTGAAGTCGAGCAATGTGCCAGCATGTTCCATTCGCTCCTATGGGTATACATATCTTTGAAACGTAGAATGAAACAG
This genomic stretch from Lynx canadensis isolate LIC74 chromosome D1, mLynCan4.pri.v2, whole genome shotgun sequence harbors:
- the RASSF10 gene encoding ras association domain-containing protein 10 yields the protein MDPSEKKISVWICQEEKLVSGLSRRTTCSDVVRVLLEDGCRRRRRQRRGRRRGTAGDSPGREELRELLDEDEEDDDEALPQGMLCGPPQCYCIVEKWRGFERILPNKTRILRLWAAWGDEQENVRFVLVRSEASLPNAGPRSAEARVVLSRERPCSVRGIPARPSLAMTQEKQRRVVRKAFRKLAKLNRRRQQQPSSPCSSTSSSTASSCSSPPRATESASVERMETLVHLVLSQDHTIRQQVQRLRELDREIDRYEAKVHLDRMRRHGVNYVQDTYLVGAGIEVDGPSPVEEPEAAAAAAPLDGEAQAAALEELARRCDDLLRLQEQRAQQEELLERLSAEIQEELNQRWMRRRQEELIAREEPLEPDGGLDGELLLEQERVRTQLSTSLYIGLRLNTDLEAVKSDLDYSQQQWDSKERELQGLLQTLHTLELTVVPDGTVGSGGPSREPRPQGCAEMWVDQARGLAKSCPGNDEDSDTGLSSMHSQDSDSVPVCESLV